ATCGAATTGCCCCGCCGCGGCTGGTCGGTCCGGTATGGTGATCTCGCCGGCTGGTTCGACAGCCATCTGCATGAGATGGGGCTCAACCGGGCGGAAGCTGAAGACCTGAAAGAGTACTGGCTCAAGAACCTTCCGGATAGCCCGTATTACACCATCAGGCTGATTGAGCCTGATGTCGTGAACAAGCGTCTCGGCCTGAAGATACACCCGAAACCGGACAGCGAGCTCAGGGTGCTGCTCAATTTCACCCCAACCGAAAAACCCGAGAAAATCAAGGCGCCAAAGCTCACCAGCTTCCGGAGAAAAGGGTTCACTGCGGTCGAATGGGGCGGCATCCTCGATGATGGCCGCATGGCTGAGAACGTTCACTGACCGGTAATTTCCCGGACTCTGAGCTTGCGGCGACGGGTTCGGGGATGTTTCAGCGTCATGACAGCAGAAGGATCGCTCTCTCTATTAAAAAAAGAATGAACAGGCAAAGCCAACTGGCCGCGCCGACACTGACAGGCAATTTTTGAGTTGAATGTTATGGGTTCGATACTGAGCTGTACCAATCTCAAGAAAGTTTACAACAAGCGCGAGGTGGTCAAAAGCTCGACCCTCGAAGTAAAACAGGGCGAGATCGTTGGCCTGCTCGGCCCCAACGGCGCGGGCAAAACCACCACGTTTTACATGATCGTCGGGCTGGTCAAGCCCGATGCGGGCCAGGTGCTGCTCGACCAGGAGGAGATCACCAAGCTGCCAATGTACAAGCGCGCACGCAAAGGCATCGGCTACCTGCCGCAGGAGGCCTCGGTATTCCGCAAGCTGACCGTTGAGCAGAATATTCTCGGCGTGCTCGAATTCACCACGCTCTCCAAAGCCGAGCGGCAGGAAAAAACCGAGCAGATGCTCGAAGACCTGAACATCGCCCACATCCGCAACAGCATGGGTTACGCGCTGTCGGGAGGCGAGCGC
The nucleotide sequence above comes from Chlorobaculum tepidum TLS. Encoded proteins:
- the lptB gene encoding LPS export ABC transporter ATP-binding protein, whose amino-acid sequence is MGSILSCTNLKKVYNKREVVKSSTLEVKQGEIVGLLGPNGAGKTTTFYMIVGLVKPDAGQVLLDQEEITKLPMYKRARKGIGYLPQEASVFRKLTVEQNILGVLEFTTLSKAERQEKTEQMLEDLNIAHIRNSMGYALSGGERRRTEIARALALDPRFILLDEPFAGVDPIAVEDIQQIVEDLVKRNIGVLITDHNVHETLSITDHAYLLFDGSIFMHGTPEEIAENTEARKLYLGEKFSLNRY